CTGCAGTTACACCAGTTATGATAGCCGCCAGGATCTCAGGCGTTCTTGTCCAGCGCAAATAGAGTCCAGCTATGATTGGGACGAATAGACTGACACTCAGTAGTGTGTAAAAGATGGTCATCACATCGATGACCGATTCGGCTACCACGCTTAACGCAACACCCAACGCACCACCTCCGGCAGCTGCGAGTCTAGCAACGCGTAGAACCGTCACATCATCGGCTCTTGGTGATAGGTAACGACGATAGAGGTCCTGGCTGAGTGAGGTGGCCAGCATGAAGAGAATGGCATCTGCCGAACTTACCTCGGCCGAAAACAGCGCGACAAGTCCGAGGCTGCCCACGACCGGCGGTACCGATTCCATGAGGAGAGTTGGAAGCGCGAGGTCTGGATTTTCGAGCCCGGGATGTGCTGAAAGCGCCACTAGGCCAAGTATTGGTGGAATGGCCGCGAATAGTAGTAGAGCAACGGCGTTTGCACCCACCCCAACTCGCACCGCGCGATCATCGGTAGCGCTGTAAACCTTCTGTAGTAAGCCTGGAGATACGATGAAGGCAGGCACTAGCATCGGAATCAATATCCAGCCGCTGTTGGGGCCGTTTGAGAAGTTCCCGTAGTCGCGATCGGCAACGCTAATGACTACGTCCCACCCGCCGACCGAATCCACGGATAGTGGCAGGGCCAAAGCGAAGCCAAGTAGCAGGACGATTAACTGAATTAGGTTAACGCGGGCCGAGGAAGCAATACCGCCTGCGGAAAAGTAGATTGTCATGACGATCCCGCTAAGAAGACAGCCCGCGGATTTCGGTAGGCCGATTGCCGCGTTTAGTACCCATGCCAGTGCAATGAGCTGGCCAGCTAGGATGGCAATCGTGCCGAACCACAGTAGTACAGTGATCAGCGCACGTACGCTGTGCCCATATCGGTACTCTAAAAAATCACCGACCGTCCGCAGATCGTGGCGTGCCGCAACCGCGCGAATTCTAGGTCCTATCCAGAGGGCGAGCACAATGGAGCCGAACCCGGCTGACCCTACCCACCACCAGGCACTCAAGCCTGAAGTGTAACCAAGACCTGTCGCACCAACAGTAGAACCAGCACCGATATTCGCAGCTAGCATTGTTGAGAAGAGAAGGCCTGCACCAAGTTTTCGCCCAGCAACAAAAAAGTCACGGGTGCTTCTGACCCTGCGGGAATACCAGAGTCCCGCGACGACGAGGCCGGAAGCGTACACGAGTAGGATCGGAAGGTGGAGATTCACTAGTGCGTACTGTCGAGATCACGAGCGGCCGGATATCCTGCTACGCCGGTTGCCTGCGTAGCTGCACGAACAATCGCCTTTGCCATGACGTCCGCAGCTAGAGCACCGATAGTTGTTAGACTGATCGTGCTGTCGAAGGTGCCAGTCGCCATTGCGAAGATCGTGTCGCCATCAAACGGCGTGTGCACCGGCACGATTGCTCTGGCGTAACCGTCGTGGGCCATCTGCGCCATTTTCGTAGCTTGCGATTTGGTGAGGATGGCATTGGTTGCGACGATACCGATAGTCGTATTCTCGCCGGTAGAAGCGTCGGTTACCTCACCAGTTCGAAGCAGTACCCTGGCGTCGGCGAGTTCCAGTCCATTTTCGGTTCGAACGCCCGCGATCACTCGACCCGTTGCCGGATTGATGATGTCGCCTACGGCATTGACCGCGACTAACGCTGCCACCGTGAGGCCGCTTTGCAGTTTGATCGAGGCAGTACCGATACCAGCTTTCATCGCACGTTCAGGCCCTCGGAATTTACCGATGGTCGCGCCAGCACCAGCACCCACGTTTCCTTCTTCGATCACACCTGAGCTCGCCGCCATCGCAGCGCGATAACCACATTCCGCTGTTGGCCGAATTTCTGGCGGGCTTCCAAATCCGAGATCCATCAGGATCGCGGCCGGCACAATTGGTATATGTGCGGTACGGGTTTGGAAGCCGATGCCGCGTTCTTCAAGGTACCGTACGACCCCTGTGGCAGTATCGAGACCGAAGGCACTACCCCCGGAGAGTACGATCCCGTGCACTTTCTGTATCGTATTGACTGGGTCAAGGAGAGCAACCTCCCGGGTGCCGGGTGCTCCTCCTCTTACATCTACACCTGTAACGGCGCCGGCTTCGGTCAATACGACCGTACACCCGGTTGGACGTTCGACCAGTGTGTGGTGACCGACGCGCACCCCTTCTACTATTGTCAAACCAAACCCGACGGATTCAGGCTGTGTGCCAACCATCGTAATTGGCACAGCAAGAAAGGCTGCAAGAACAAACGGAATACTGGCTCGCTTTAGCTGTGTCATCCTGATTATTTCCATCACGCCACCCGTCAGGATGATACTCGATGGGATCGAACTGAGGAAGGTCAGTCCACTGCTACAATGTTCAGTGGGGTCACAGATGGTTCAGTCAACAGAACTCGTGCTCAGGGAAGTTGATGCGGCAGCTGATGAGATCGTCGATTTTGCTGCCGAGTTAATCCGTATTCCGACCGTGAATCCGCCTGGGGAGTTCTATCCTGACTGCGCACAAGCGATAGGGGCGCAGCTCCAGGCTTTCGATTTTGACGTGGAGTACCTGGCTGCGGTGAGTCGCCCGGAACACACGAAAGCCCATCCGAGGATCAACGTGCTTGGCCGCCGTCCCGGACGGGCTGCAAGACCACTGTTGCATTTGAATGGTCATTTCGATGTAGTGCCAGCTGGCGAAGGTTGGACCGTCGATCCCTTTAAGGGTCTTGTCCGCGATGGGTGTCTGTACGGCCGGGGTAGTGCTGACATGAAAGCGGGTTTAGCTGCTGCGATTTACGCAGTAGAAGCCGTGCGGCGTGCTGGGGTGGGTCTGCAGGGTACTGTTGAGGTGAGCGGCACTGTTGATGAAGAGAGCGGGGGGCTAGCTGGTGTGGCGTGGTTGGCTGAACAGGGAAAGCTCGACGCGTCCCTAACCGACTTCGTAATTATTCCCGAACCGTTCGGCGTAGATCGGATATGCCTTGGCCACCGTGGGGTGTATTGGTTCGACGTTGTTACGCATGGCCGTACTGCCCACGGCAGCATGCCGTTTCTCGGTGAGAGTGCAATCGTGTCGATGGGTCGTGTTCTGGATGCTATACGCGACGAACTCGCACCGACGCTAGCACGGCGTGTGACCGCCATGCCTGTTGTCCCAGAGGGTGCTCGTCGGCCTACGATCAATATTAATGGGGTGAGTGGTGGTCAGGTCGGTACTCGGCAACCTACGCCATGTGTTGCTGACCGGTGTACGGCAACGTTCGATCGCCGGTTCCTGCCTGAGGAGAATATCAAGGATGTGCGCGAAGAGGTGATTGCCCTATTGGAACGGGTCGCGGTTAATGAGCCTGGTCTTAGATATGAACTATCGGATCGACTTATCGTTGAACCCGTTCAGACTTCGAAGGACTCACCGCTCGTAACCGCCCTTCAGACATCGGTGGATAAGGTAAACGGTCGGTCGGCCACACTTGTCGCTAGTCCGGGGACTTATGATCACAAGCACGTGGCGCGGCTGGCCAGAGTTGAGCAGTGTGTAGCATACGGACCAGGAAATCTTGAAATTGCCCACCAGCCAGATGAGTGGTGTGCAATTGACGATTTAGTGCAGACCACTAAGGTGATTGCGCTCACGATCGTTCGCTTGATCGGTTGACGGTCAGTCAGAGGGAAAAGGTGGCAGGCTGGTATGGACTAGGTGCGGATCTTGTGGTCCTTGTACACACGGGCTTTGTATTCTTTGTGGTGCTTGGAGGCGTGCTTGTCTTTAGGTGGCCCCGTGTGGCGTGGGCGCACTGGCCGAGTGTCCTTTGGGCTGTTGGGATTGAGTGGCGGGGTGCAGTTTGCCCGTTAACTCCACTAGAGAACTGGCTTCTGAGACAGGCTGGTGGTGCTGGTTATACTGGAGACTTCATTCAGCACTACTTTCTTCCGATGCTCTATCCGGTCGGTCTTACGCGAGAGATTCAGATGATTTTGGGTGCGGCTGCCTTGGGCCTGAACGTTGGGGTCTACACGTGTCTGTGGCACTTTCGGCGATCGCAAAATGTAGGATAATGGGGCGTCCGTCGGTGGACGTTCAGGAACATCCACACTCGGCCAATCGTATGTACATTCAGATGCGCCTCAGTGCTGGTGTGCGCATAGCGCGTTTACTCGTCCTGCCAGTCGTGCTATCCGCAATAGCCTGTGTTGCTGACGGGGTGCCGCGTGGTTCGGAGCCAGCTAACCACGAGGTTGCACCTTCAGTGGAATCACCGCTCGGGACGGCACCAGATAGAGGCCGTCCACGCATTATGGTGCTCGGCGACAGCCTAACAGCTGGTTTGGGATTAGCTGCCGACCAAACGTTTCCAGCACATTTGCAGACGATGTTAGCGGTGGCAGGCCAGCCGCATGAGATTGTCAATGCCGGAGTCTCTGGCGATACAACAGCTGGGGGTCTTCGGCGGCTAGAGTGGTCTCTTGCTGGAAACATCCACGTGCTGATCGTGGCGCTTGGAGCGAATGATGGGATAAGAGGATTGCCTGTGGATGCCATGAAAGCTAATTTGGGTGAGATTATTCGTAGTGCTCAATCTCGTGGTGCGTTGGTGCTTTTGACCGGCATGGAGGCACCGCCCAACATGGGCTTGGCCTACACTGAAGAATTCCGAAGAGCGTTTAGCGAGTTGGCCGAGGAGCACGATGTGGCCTTCGTACCTTTTCTGCTAGATGGTGTGGCTGGTCGGGTCGAACTAAACCAGGGTGACGGAATACATCCCAACCCTGAAGGTGCTGCGAAGATTGCCGACCTGTTGTGGCCAACCCTGGTATCGCTATTGGATAACAGTGCAGTCCAATGATTGAACTTCGGAGTGTGTCGAAGACCGTGAAGAGTGGTGACCAGTCGCTCACCATCTTGCATCCACTGGATCTATTTATCCCATCCGGACAATGTGTGTCGGTCGTTGGCCCTTCGGGGAGTGGGAAATCAACGCTTCTTGGACTTATCGCGGGTCTCGACACTCCGACGACTGGTGAAATCCTCATTGACGGCATCGAAATCACTAACCTCGATGAGGATACGATGGCCGGTCTACGTGGATCCAAGATTGGCTTCGTTTTTCAATTCTTTCATCTAATTCCTTCACTAAGTGCTATTGAGAATATTCTTGTTCCACTCGAAATCTCTGGAGCAACGGGTGCTCGAAAAAAAGCCGAGGGGCTTCTGGAGAACGTAGGGTTGCTCGGGCGAGCTCACCATTATCCGTCGCAGCTGTCAGGTGGAGAGCAGCAGAGGGTTGCCATTGCTCGTGCATTAGCTAATAACCCACCGATTCTGCTTGCTGATGAACCGACGGGTAACCTTGATAGCGAGAATGGTCATCACGTTGTCGAAATATTACTCGATGTGAATCGTCGGCTCGGTACGACAGTTGTACTTGTTACTCACGATAACGAACTTGCCGGGATTTCGGAAATCAACTTAGCAATGCGCGATGGACTGGTCGAGCGTAGTGAAGTTGTTCGGTCGCCCGCGCAGACATCACGGGACGACTGACTCGGTAGTTGAGACCAGTTCACTCTTATGCGCACGCACTTCCAGACATCGATTCGCTTTGTGCTTGGGATGATATTTCGAGAGATCCGTGCATCTTGGGTGCGATTGGCATTCTTTTTCGTTTGTGTGGCAGTTGGCGTCGGAGCGATAGTCGGTGTCCGGTCAATCATTCAGAGCGCACGAGCCACGTTGTTACATGAGTCACGTACGCTGCTTGCAGCTGATGTGCTTGTGCAGAGTCGTGAGCCTTGGACAACGGCGGGACGTAATCTTGTTGAGGCTCAACTCAACACCGTACCCGTGCTGGAGCGCATTGAGTCAATTGAGACTACGACGATGGTGCGTCCAGCCGACCCGGCTAAAGCCGTGGCGAAAATGGTTGAGCTTCGTGGAGTCGAACCTGGCTTCCCATTTTACGGTGAGCTGCAGTTGGTTGGTGGCGTCAAGTTCGTGCCCGAGATGCTCAATAACTACGGGGCACTGGTGCGGCCGGAGCTCCTCGCACAGCTAGACATTGAGGTCGGCGATCAGGTCATCATCGGGAACGACCTCTACGAGATTCGTGGGGTCGTTCTTGCGGAACCAGGTCATCAACTGAGTGCTTTCAGTTTTGGGCCCAGAGTGCTGATTGACCACGACGCCCTCGCGCAGAGTGGTTTACTTGGTTTTGGTAGTCGGGCTCGTTACCAAACCCTTATTCGTATCGATGAAGTGTACATCGACCCACTTGTTGAACAGCTGCGGAACGATTTCGAGGGGACTTACCTCAGAGCGTGGTCGTATCGCAGCACCGAGAACCGTCTTTCTCGTAATTTCAAACGGGCTGAGGATTATCTGAGCTTGATTGGCTTCGTAATCGTTATTCTCGGCGGTATCGGAGTGTGGAGTGTCACGCAGGTCTTTATCCAGCAGAAGCTTCGTAGTATCGCAATCCTGAAGTGCCTTGGGGCGAACACATTGCAGCTGCTCTGCGTCTATATGCTGCAGGTGATCATTCTCGCTTTTGGAGGCAGCCTACTAGGTGTAGGGATTGCCAGGGTGATGCTTATGGCAATGCCGACCAACATTGTTGCCGAGTATGGTGACATTACTTATGGGTTAACTGGTTCGGCGATTGTCCAGGGTATTGGCATAGGGCTACTAGTGTCATTCTTATTTGCCCTGTTACCACTTCTTGATGTCAGACACGTGCGACCGTTACTGTTACTCCGAGAGACGGGCGCCAGACTTACCAAAAGAATTGACTGGTTACGCGTAGTCGCGGGCGGCTTGATTATGGTGGCTCTTGTGATAGTGGCTAGCTGGCAAGCTGATTCGTGGCGGGTTGGTGCTTACGTTAGCGGGGGTTTTGCCAGCGTCACGGTCGCGCTTCATTTTGCCGCCGCTGGGTTGGTGCGTGTGGTTACTCCGCTGAGCCGTGCTACTTGGTTTCCACTTCGGCATGCTGTTATTAGTCTTCGGAGACCAGGCAATCAAACCAGGACGATTCTCCTTGCTGTAGGCCTCGGTAGTTTCTTTCTGATTGGCATCAGGGCACTTCAGGTGAATTTACTGAGGGAATTCGCTGTGGAGATGCGTGAGGATGTACCAGATATGTTTCTGCTCGACATCCAACAGGATCAGGCCGATGGGGTACGAGAGTTCCTAGAGACGAGGTCGTCAGGTGAGACGGCGGCGTTATTGCCAGTGTTACGGGGTCGGATGACCGGCGCTGAAAGTTCGGCGCTCAACCTGGGCGGTGCTGAGGATGTTCGGGGTCGAGGTCCTTTGGGTCGTGAGTACGTCGTTACGTACCGTGATGGACTCGAGGAGAACGAGCGATATCTCGATGGTGGCCCGTGGAGTGATGATTTATCAATCACCGAGGTGTCGATCGAGGAGAGCATTCGGGAACGCTTTGATATTGACGTTGGCGATACGATAAGTTTCGAGGTGCTCGGGCGGGTCGTGCGGGCTAGGGTGGCTAGCGTACGCGAGGTGCAGTGGAGCGACACGCGCCGTGGCGGCTTTATGTTCGTGTTTCGTCCTGATGCCTTTGTAACGGCACCACATTACTATATTGCCATGGTTAGAGGGCCAGATGGCGCAGACGACCGAGGTCGTCTGCAGCGCGATCTCGTTGGACGCTACTCGAACATTTCGATTATTGATGTTCGTGATGTGATGGCCTCAGCCAAGGAGATCATTGGTGGCGTTACGCTGGCGATTTCGGTCATAGGTGCGATCACGGTATTTATGGGAGGCTTGATTTTAGTCGGTTCGGTTGCGATGACTAAGTTTCAACGGTTGTACGAAGCCGCGATCTTTAAAACGCTCGGCGCTAATAGTCGTACGATTGCAATGATGCTAGTGATCGAATATGGAGGGTTGGGAATCTTGGCTGGTATCGTGGGTTCAATCGGGGCGGTGGTGCTAACCTGGTCGCTCAGCCGCTACCTACTCGAGATAGCGTGGTATCCAGCTCTTGCTCAGAACTTAGGTGGCGTCATGGGAACAGCGATCGCTGTTGGTGCGGTCGGTGTCCTTTCAAGTCTTGATGTGCTACGTCGTCGACCGTTAGCGACGTTGCGTGCTGAGTAACTAATAATCATTCGGTGCCAGCTTTCATGCCTTTTTGTTAGGTGTGCTGGCGGTGCGCCATTCAATTCCATACGTTATTCCGTGCTATCATGGGGAGTTATTGCCCTGACTAAATTGGGTGCGCTGGAGGTCGCGGATGAACATATCCCAGTACAAAGATGCGTTGTTGCGAAAACGTGCGGAGATCTTGTCAGAAGTTGGCGCCAAGCCACTCCAAACGACAATGGATAACAATACGCGGCAGGGCGATCTGGCTGACCAGGCCAGTGGCAACAACGAAGTTCATATTCGGTTAAAGCTTAAGCAGACCGACGCAAAGATTCTCCAAGCTATCGAAGAAGCACTCTACCGTATGGAGAAGGGTAATTACGGAGAGTGTTTGGATTGCGGTGAGGCAATTGCGCCAGCGCGATTGAATGCCATTCCGTGGACCCGAATGTGCATTACCTGTAAGGAGAAGCAAGCAAGCTGAGCGATCGACCGATTTTTTCATCTGAGCTTCGTCCGGTAGCGGTTGCCCTTGGTAGTAACATCGGTGACCGGACCTCTCATCTGAAGTATGCCGTAGCTCGGCTTGGCTCGCTCTTAGTCGGCATGCAGGTCTCAACTTTCGTCGAGACTCAGCCGGAAGGCGTGGTGTCCCAGCCGGCGTTTTTGAACGCCGCTGTCGTTGGTCAGAGTGCCGAAGCACCAACTGAGCTTCTGACGGCGCTCATGATGATTGAGAAGGAACGGGCGCGGACCCGCCCGTTCCCCGGCGCACCCCGTACACTCGACCTCGATCTCCTCCTCGTTGGTGACCTAGTCAATTCGTCACCAAGCCTTGAGTTACCGCACCCACGGTTCCGGGAGCGTCGGTTCGTGCTTGAGCCACTCTTAGAGATCGCACCTGATATGGTCGACCCGGTGACCGAGCTGACCGTTACTAAGTTGCTGGAGCGTCTTGACTTACGTACTTGACCGATTGTTGATTTCGATTGGGTGGCGGTTGGACCGGCGCCACTTACTCAAACCGCAGTGATTCAATGGGGTCGAGCTGGGCCGCCTTTCTGGCTGGGTAAAAACCGAAGAAGATGCCGGTAATAGCGGCGAAGCCGAATGCCACAATCACTGCGTCGAGAGAGACAGTCGTTGGCCACTCCAGGAACTGCGTGATACCGCGGGAGAGACCGAGGCCAAGGGCAATGCCGATAGCACCGCCAAACAGGCTGAGAACAACTGCCTCAACGAGGAATTGAAAGAGCACGTCTTGACCCTTCGCGCCAACCGCCATTCGAAGGCCGATTTCTCGTGTCCGCTCGGTCACCGATACCAGCATAATGTTCATGATGCCGATGCCACCGACGAGCAGCGACACGCCGGCGATGCTTGCCAGCAGACTGGTCATCGTGCGCGTCGCCTCGCTACGGACGTCGGCCATCTCTTCGAGTGTCCGCACTCGGAAATCGTCCTCGTCCCCGGGGATGAGGTTGTGCTGAACTCTGAGTAGGGCTGAGATTTCGTCTGAGACCGGCACGGTTTGACCGGCCGACATTGCGGACACGGTGATACTTTGAACGTATCGGATGCCGCGAAGCTTCTTTTGAACGGTCGTGAATGGGACGAAGATTGTATCGTCCTGGTCCTCCCCAAACGAGCCTGGCCCCTTCACCGCCATGACCCCGATCACCTTAAATGGCTGCCTGCGGATACGTATTGTTTGCCCCACGGGGTCGGCACCTTCGCCGAATAGCGTGTCACGTACGATTGAGCCGAGTACCGCGACCTTGGCTGAGGCGCTCACGTCACTCGGGGAGAAGAAGGTACCAAACTCCGTCGGCCAGAAGCGTATCAGTGGAAATTCCACGTCTGTTCCTTGAACTCGAGTGGACCAGTTTTGATTCCCCGACACGACTTGAGCACGAATGTTCACACCAGCAGCCACGTATTGCACGCCCTGCACCTGCTCCCGGATCGCTTTAGCGTCGTCAGTTGATAAGGTCGTTGCTGACCCCCATCCGTGGCGGACGCCGCCGGACGAAAAGTTGCCAGCCGACACGCTGATCATGTTTGTGCCTGCTGATGTGATCTGGTCTTCGATCGAC
The DNA window shown above is from Vicinamibacterales bacterium and carries:
- a CDS encoding sodium:solute symporter family protein; protein product: MNLHLPILLVYASGLVVAGLWYSRRVRSTRDFFVAGRKLGAGLLFSTMLAANIGAGSTVGATGLGYTSGLSAWWWVGSAGFGSIVLALWIGPRIRAVAARHDLRTVGDFLEYRYGHSVRALITVLLWFGTIAILAGQLIALAWVLNAAIGLPKSAGCLLSGIVMTIYFSAGGIASSARVNLIQLIVLLLGFALALPLSVDSVGGWDVVISVADRDYGNFSNGPNSGWILIPMLVPAFIVSPGLLQKVYSATDDRAVRVGVGANAVALLLFAAIPPILGLVALSAHPGLENPDLALPTLLMESVPPVVGSLGLVALFSAEVSSADAILFMLATSLSQDLYRRYLSPRADDVTVLRVARLAAAGGGALGVALSVVAESVIDVMTIFYTLLSVSLFVPIIAGLYLRWTRTPEILAAIITGVTAVLVTHLAATVQIVTPAMVGLIVSVTTAGLVGAARISMRPEGRER
- a CDS encoding P1 family peptidase, with the translated sequence MTQLKRASIPFVLAAFLAVPITMVGTQPESVGFGLTIVEGVRVGHHTLVERPTGCTVVLTEAGAVTGVDVRGGAPGTREVALLDPVNTIQKVHGIVLSGGSAFGLDTATGVVRYLEERGIGFQTRTAHIPIVPAAILMDLGFGSPPEIRPTAECGYRAAMAASSGVIEEGNVGAGAGATIGKFRGPERAMKAGIGTASIKLQSGLTVAALVAVNAVGDIINPATGRVIAGVRTENGLELADARVLLRTGEVTDASTGENTTIGIVATNAILTKSQATKMAQMAHDGYARAIVPVHTPFDGDTIFAMATGTFDSTISLTTIGALAADVMAKAIVRAATQATGVAGYPAARDLDSTH
- a CDS encoding acetylornithine deacetylase/succinyl-diaminopimelate desuccinylase family protein; its protein translation is MVQSTELVLREVDAAADEIVDFAAELIRIPTVNPPGEFYPDCAQAIGAQLQAFDFDVEYLAAVSRPEHTKAHPRINVLGRRPGRAARPLLHLNGHFDVVPAGEGWTVDPFKGLVRDGCLYGRGSADMKAGLAAAIYAVEAVRRAGVGLQGTVEVSGTVDEESGGLAGVAWLAEQGKLDASLTDFVIIPEPFGVDRICLGHRGVYWFDVVTHGRTAHGSMPFLGESAIVSMGRVLDAIRDELAPTLARRVTAMPVVPEGARRPTININGVSGGQVGTRQPTPCVADRCTATFDRRFLPEENIKDVREEVIALLERVAVNEPGLRYELSDRLIVEPVQTSKDSPLVTALQTSVDKVNGRSATLVASPGTYDHKHVARLARVEQCVAYGPGNLEIAHQPDEWCAIDDLVQTTKVIALTIVRLIG
- a CDS encoding DUF2784 domain-containing protein, translated to MAGWYGLGADLVVLVHTGFVFFVVLGGVLVFRWPRVAWAHWPSVLWAVGIEWRGAVCPLTPLENWLLRQAGGAGYTGDFIQHYFLPMLYPVGLTREIQMILGAAALGLNVGVYTCLWHFRRSQNVG
- a CDS encoding arylesterase, with the protein product MGRPSVDVQEHPHSANRMYIQMRLSAGVRIARLLVLPVVLSAIACVADGVPRGSEPANHEVAPSVESPLGTAPDRGRPRIMVLGDSLTAGLGLAADQTFPAHLQTMLAVAGQPHEIVNAGVSGDTTAGGLRRLEWSLAGNIHVLIVALGANDGIRGLPVDAMKANLGEIIRSAQSRGALVLLTGMEAPPNMGLAYTEEFRRAFSELAEEHDVAFVPFLLDGVAGRVELNQGDGIHPNPEGAAKIADLLWPTLVSLLDNSAVQ
- a CDS encoding ABC transporter ATP-binding protein, encoding MIELRSVSKTVKSGDQSLTILHPLDLFIPSGQCVSVVGPSGSGKSTLLGLIAGLDTPTTGEILIDGIEITNLDEDTMAGLRGSKIGFVFQFFHLIPSLSAIENILVPLEISGATGARKKAEGLLENVGLLGRAHHYPSQLSGGEQQRVAIARALANNPPILLADEPTGNLDSENGHHVVEILLDVNRRLGTTVVLVTHDNELAGISEINLAMRDGLVERSEVVRSPAQTSRDD
- a CDS encoding FtsX-like permease family protein, translating into MRTHFQTSIRFVLGMIFREIRASWVRLAFFFVCVAVGVGAIVGVRSIIQSARATLLHESRTLLAADVLVQSREPWTTAGRNLVEAQLNTVPVLERIESIETTTMVRPADPAKAVAKMVELRGVEPGFPFYGELQLVGGVKFVPEMLNNYGALVRPELLAQLDIEVGDQVIIGNDLYEIRGVVLAEPGHQLSAFSFGPRVLIDHDALAQSGLLGFGSRARYQTLIRIDEVYIDPLVEQLRNDFEGTYLRAWSYRSTENRLSRNFKRAEDYLSLIGFVIVILGGIGVWSVTQVFIQQKLRSIAILKCLGANTLQLLCVYMLQVIILAFGGSLLGVGIARVMLMAMPTNIVAEYGDITYGLTGSAIVQGIGIGLLVSFLFALLPLLDVRHVRPLLLLRETGARLTKRIDWLRVVAGGLIMVALVIVASWQADSWRVGAYVSGGFASVTVALHFAAAGLVRVVTPLSRATWFPLRHAVISLRRPGNQTRTILLAVGLGSFFLIGIRALQVNLLREFAVEMREDVPDMFLLDIQQDQADGVREFLETRSSGETAALLPVLRGRMTGAESSALNLGGAEDVRGRGPLGREYVVTYRDGLEENERYLDGGPWSDDLSITEVSIEESIRERFDIDVGDTISFEVLGRVVRARVASVREVQWSDTRRGGFMFVFRPDAFVTAPHYYIAMVRGPDGADDRGRLQRDLVGRYSNISIIDVRDVMASAKEIIGGVTLAISVIGAITVFMGGLILVGSVAMTKFQRLYEAAIFKTLGANSRTIAMMLVIEYGGLGILAGIVGSIGAVVLTWSLSRYLLEIAWYPALAQNLGGVMGTAIAVGAVGVLSSLDVLRRRPLATLRAE
- a CDS encoding TraR/DksA family transcriptional regulator, whose amino-acid sequence is MNISQYKDALLRKRAEILSEVGAKPLQTTMDNNTRQGDLADQASGNNEVHIRLKLKQTDAKILQAIEEALYRMEKGNYGECLDCGEAIAPARLNAIPWTRMCITCKEKQAS
- the folK gene encoding 2-amino-4-hydroxy-6-hydroxymethyldihydropteridine diphosphokinase — its product is MFSSELRPVAVALGSNIGDRTSHLKYAVARLGSLLVGMQVSTFVETQPEGVVSQPAFLNAAVVGQSAEAPTELLTALMMIEKERARTRPFPGAPRTLDLDLLLVGDLVNSSPSLELPHPRFRERRFVLEPLLEIAPDMVDPVTELTVTKLLERLDLRT
- a CDS encoding ABC transporter permease, translating into MSLFMILRIGLKALGRNKMRTSLTMLGLIIGVAAVITMVALGSGAQQSIEDQITSAGTNMISVSAGNFSSGGVRHGWGSATTLSTDDAKAIREQVQGVQYVAAGVNIRAQVVSGNQNWSTRVQGTDVEFPLIRFWPTEFGTFFSPSDVSASAKVAVLGSIVRDTLFGEGADPVGQTIRIRRQPFKVIGVMAVKGPGSFGEDQDDTIFVPFTTVQKKLRGIRYVQSITVSAMSAGQTVPVSDEISALLRVQHNLIPGDEDDFRVRTLEEMADVRSEATRTMTSLLASIAGVSLLVGGIGIMNIMLVSVTERTREIGLRMAVGAKGQDVLFQFLVEAVVLSLFGGAIGIALGLGLSRGITQFLEWPTTVSLDAVIVAFGFAAITGIFFGFYPARKAAQLDPIESLRFE